The genomic DNA CGCTTCCGTTGTGCAGCCGTCGGCAGGCTCAGTTTACGCCAGCGGGCGAGGACGGCCCCTCGAGCGCCTGCGAGCCTTCGAAGATGGCGTCGATCACGTGGTCGCCGGAGCGGAGGAAGGCCGGCACGTCCTCGAGGGCGAGCGCGGCGCCGAGCACCTCGTCCATGTGCTCGACAGGCACGAGCTTGAGGCCCCGCAGGATGTGCACCGGGATCTCCTTGAGATCCTTCTCGTTCTCCTTCGGGATCACCACGGTGTCGATGCCGCCGCGGTGCGCCGCGATCATCTTCTCCTTGAGGCCGCCGATCGGGAGCACGCGGCCGCGGAGCGTGATCTCGCCCGTCATGGCGACGTTCGCGCGCGCCGGCACCCGCGTGAGCGCTGAGGCCACGGCGGTGGCGATCGTGATGCCGGCGGAGGGGCCGTCCTTCGGCGTGGCGCCCTCCGGCACGTGGATGTGGATGTCCACCTTGGAGTAGAAGTCGGGCACGAGGCCGAGCTGCTTGGCGCGGGAGCGCACGTACGACATGGCCGCGTTGGCCGACTCCTGCATCACCTCGCCGAGCCGGCCGGTAACGACCAGCTTGCCCTTGCCCGGCGTGACGGCCACCTCGGTCTGCAGCAGCTCGCCGCCCACCTCGGTGAAGGCGAGGCCCGTGCAGACGCCGACGCGGTCGCCCTCCTCCGCCTGGCCGTGCCGGAAGCGGTGCACGCCGAGGAGCTTCTTCACCTTGGCCGGCGAGATGCGGATGAGCGGCGCCTGCTCCTTGCCTTCCTTCACGACCTCGCGCGCGACCTTTCGGCAGATCGAGGCGATCTCGCGCTCGAGGCTGCGCACGCCCGACTCGCGCGTGTAGTAGCGAATGATCTCCGTGATCGCGGGGTCCGAGAACTCGATGTGCTTTTCCTCGAGACCGTTCGCCTCGCGCTGCTTCGGCACCAGGTACTGCTTCGCGATCGAGAGCTTCTCGCTCTCGATGTAGCCGGGGAGCTGGATGATCTCCATGCGGTCCTGGAGCGGCCGCGGGATGTTCTGGAGCACGTTCGCCGTGCACACGAACATCACGTGGGAGAGGTCGTAGTCGATGTCGAGGTAGTGGTCGTTGAAGGTGTGGTTCTGCTCGGGGTCGAGCACCTCGAGGAGCGCCGAGGAGGGGTCGCCCCGGAAGTCCATCGACATCTTGTCGACTTCGTCGAGCAGGAAGA from Gemmatimonadota bacterium includes the following:
- the lon gene encoding endopeptidase La is translated as SIARATGRDFVRISLGGVRDEAEIRGHRRTYIGALPGKVLQGLKKAGSGTPIFLLDEVDKMSMDFRGDPSSALLEVLDPEQNHTFNDHYLDIDYDLSHVMFVCTANVLQNIPRPLQDRMEIIQLPGYIESEKLSIAKQYLVPKQREANGLEEKHIEFSDPAITEIIRYYTRESGVRSLEREIASICRKVAREVVKEGKEQAPLIRISPAKVKKLLGVHRFRHGQAEEGDRVGVCTGLAFTEVGGELLQTEVAVTPGKGKLVVTGRLGEVMQESANAAMSYVRSRAKQLGLVPDFYSKVDIHIHVPEGATPKDGPSAGITIATAVASALTRVPARANVAMTGEITLRGRVLPIGGLKEKMIAAHRGGIDTVVIPKENEKDLKEIPVHILRGLKLVPVEHMDEVLGAALALEDVPAFLRSGDHVIDAIFEGSQALEGPSSPAGVN